Proteins from a single region of bacterium:
- a CDS encoding chromosomal protein MC1, giving the protein MAEAKVYSLRIGKKEKNVFKSKGARGAALKAATRGLKDKDGLIKLREHGKKKDGLYRIHVFKGSVVKVKKPDNAPDWMPNTINKPKVSKVRVEKLKGI; this is encoded by the coding sequence ATGGCTGAAGCCAAAGTTTATTCTTTAAGGATAGGCAAGAAGGAAAAAAATGTTTTCAAGAGCAAAGGCGCACGCGGAGCGGCTTTGAAAGCGGCTACACGCGGATTGAAGGATAAAGACGGTCTTATAAAATTAAGAGAACACGGCAAGAAAAAAGACGGCCTTTACCGCATTCACGTTTTTAAAGGCTCAGTGGTAAAAGTTAAGAAACCCGATAATGCTCCCGACTGGATGCCTAATACGATTAACAAGCCAAAGGTAAGTAAAGTTCGTGTGGAAAAGCTAAAAGGAATATAA
- a CDS encoding GIY-YIG nuclease family protein, with protein sequence MHKQYFVYILASRKNGTLCIGVTNDLIKRVYGHKHNLVEGFTQKYNVHRLVYFETTEDINSAIHREKCIKKWKRTWKIQLIEKDNPTWADLYDALL encoded by the coding sequence ATGCATAAACAATATTTTGTATATATACTGGCAAGTAGGAAAAACGGCACATTGTGTATAGGTGTTACGAATGATTTGATTAAGAGAGTATATGGACATAAACATAATTTAGTTGAAGGTTTTACCCAAAAGTATAATGTGCATCGTTTAGTGTATTTTGAAACCACTGAAGATATAAATAGTGCAATCCATCGTGAAAAATGCATAAAAAAATGGAAAAGAACTTGGAAAATACAATTGATTGAGAAAGACAATCCTACTTGGGCAGATTTATATGACGCTTTGCTATAA